Proteins encoded in a region of the Bombyx mori chromosome 23, ASM3026992v2 genome:
- the LOC101742184 gene encoding uncharacterized protein LOC101742184: protein MTTVTEKEHVEDQRPAELFRVGVRVPPFWPEEPEIWFAQVEGQFAISGITSDTTKFNYVIGQLDHQFSKEVKDIIISPPATDKYEKLKLELIKRLSASHDKKVKQLLMHEELGERRPSQFLRHLQSLAGPTVPEEFVKTIWTSRLPRNIQTVIAAQPTSSLEVLADLADKIQDIATPTPQVAAAQAGPGSTMDAMAREIAELRKQLQNLSSQLNSQDRRSRSTQRRDRSRSMTRSVSNYRRFPECYYHFKFGSNARNCIKPCDFEPESRDSSPRRIPGKSRDPGKNSENSRGGQ, encoded by the coding sequence ATGACAACCGTAACGGAGAAAGAGCACGTAGAAGATCAGAGGCCTGCAGAGTTGTTTCGGGTCGGAGTTAGAGTGCCGCCATTTTGGCCCGAGGAGCCGGAGATATGGTTCGCGCAAGTAGAAGGACAATTCGCGATATCCGGCATTACATCAGACACCACGAAGTTCAACTACGTGATTGGACAACTTGACCATCAGTTCTCGAAGGAAGTGAAAGACATTATCATCTCACCACCAGCCACAGATAAGTACGAGAAGCTAAAGTTAGAACTTATCAAACGGCTTAGCGCTTCGCACGACAAGAAGGTGAAACAGCTGCTAATGCACGAAGAGTTAGGCGAACGAAGGCCATCACAGTTCCTTCGCCACCTACAAAGCTTAGCTGGGCCCACTGTGCCCGAAGAGTTTGTGAAGACTATCTGGACCAGCCGTCTGCCGCGCAACATCCAGACCGTGATCGCCGCTCAACCTACCTCGTCGCTAGAGGTACTTGCTGATTTGGCCGACAAGATACAAGACATCGCCACTCCTACACCTCAAGTCGCAGCAGCTCAAGCAGGACCCGGGTCCACCATGGACGCTATGGCACGAGAAATCGCTGAGTTACGTAAACAGTTACAAAATTTATCATCGCAGTTAAACTCGCAGGACCGGCGGTCTCGCTCCACACAACGCCGTGACCGTAGCCGATCAATGACCAGGTCCGTATCCAACTACCGCAGATTCCCGGAATGTTATTATCATTTCAAATTCGGTAGCAACGCAAGAAACTGCATAAAACCATGCGACTTCGAGCCGGAATCTCGAGATAGTAGTCCAAGAAGAATCCCGGGAAAATCTCGGGATCCCGGGAAAAATTCGGAAAACTCCAGGGGTGGTCAGTAA